From Crassaminicella indica, one genomic window encodes:
- the hemW gene encoding radical SAM family heme chaperone HemW gives MKEIGIYIHIPFCKQKCFYCDFCSFSNMEKYITKYIDALREEIRGWKEKLKAYEIKSIFIGGGTPSILPIKEMDKIIDAIYSNFHINKDLEFSIESNPGTLNKENLVYYLNNNVNRLSMGLQAWQDIHLKSLGRIHNKEEFLKNFLLAREIGFENINIDLMFGLPDQSLKDWEETLYHVVQLNPEHISAYSLKIEENTVFNELYEKGSLNLPSEELDRDMHHFAIDYLSAYDYKHYEISNFAKKGKECIHNQIYWKDKEYIGFGLGAHSYFNKKRFSNTKIMEEYIDNIHKNISPCAFEEIISKKDEISEYMFLGLRMIRGIVIDEFKDRFGFNPYDVYGEEIMKLKKQGLLYTDEKSIRLTRKGIDLSNQVFVAFLLD, from the coding sequence ATGAAAGAAATAGGCATATATATTCACATACCGTTTTGTAAACAAAAATGCTTTTATTGTGATTTTTGTTCTTTTAGTAATATGGAAAAATATATTACAAAATATATAGATGCTTTGAGAGAAGAAATAAGGGGATGGAAAGAAAAGTTAAAAGCATATGAAATAAAATCTATATTTATAGGAGGAGGAACTCCATCGATTCTTCCAATCAAAGAAATGGATAAAATAATAGATGCAATTTATTCAAACTTTCATATTAATAAAGATTTAGAATTTTCTATAGAAAGCAATCCGGGAACACTTAATAAAGAAAATCTTGTATATTATTTAAATAATAATGTTAATAGACTAAGTATGGGGCTTCAAGCATGGCAAGATATTCATCTAAAAAGTTTAGGAAGAATACATAATAAAGAAGAATTTTTGAAAAACTTTTTATTAGCAAGAGAAATAGGTTTTGAAAATATTAATATTGATTTGATGTTTGGGTTGCCTGATCAAAGCTTAAAGGACTGGGAGGAAACTTTATATCATGTTGTTCAGTTGAATCCAGAACATATTTCAGCATATAGCTTGAAAATAGAAGAAAATACAGTTTTTAATGAGTTATATGAAAAAGGAAGCTTAAACTTACCTTCAGAAGAACTTGATCGAGATATGCACCATTTTGCAATAGATTATTTATCTGCTTATGATTATAAACACTATGAAATATCTAATTTTGCAAAGAAAGGAAAAGAGTGCATACACAATCAAATCTATTGGAAAGATAAAGAATATATTGGATTCGGTTTAGGGGCTCATTCATATTTTAATAAAAAACGCTTTTCAAATACTAAAATAATGGAGGAGTATATAGATAATATTCATAAAAATATAAGTCCTTGTGCATTTGAAGAAATCATTTCAAAAAAAGATGAAATTTCAGAATATATGTTTTTAGGACTAAGAATGATAAGAGGGATAGTGATTGATGAATTTAAGGATCGATTTGGATTTAATCCTTATGATGTTTATGGGGAAGAAATTATGAAGCTTAAAAAACAGGGACTTTTATATACAGATGAAAAAAGCATACGATTGACTAGAAAAGGGATAGACTTATCTAACCAAGTCTTTGTAGCTTTTTTATTAGATTAA